ACGCCTTCCAGCGGCAGGCCGACCGAGCTCAGCACCAGGCCGAGCATGATCAGGCCGGCGCCAGGGATGCCGGCGGTGCCGATCGAAGCCAGGGTGGCGGTGAGGATGATCATCAGGTACTGGCCGGCGTTCAGGTCGATGCCGAAGCCCTGGGCGATGAACAGTGCCAGCACGCCCTGGTAGATGGCGGTACCGTCCATGTTGATGGTGGCGCCCACCGGCAGCACGAAACCGGCCACGCCTTGCGACACGCCAAGGTTCTTGCGCGCGCACTCGATGGACACCGGCAGGGTGCCGGAACTGCTCGAGGTACTGAAGGCCACCGCCAGTGCCGGGGCGATGCCACGGAAGAAGCGCAGCGGGCTGAGGCGCGCCAGGCCGCCGATCAGGCCACCATAGACCACCAGCATATGGGCGATGCTGGCCAGGTAGATCACCCCGATCACCCCGGCCAGCGGCAGCAGTACCTCGATACCGTGGGACGAAACCACCCCGGCGATCAGTGCGAACACGCCGATGGGGGCGAAGCGCATCACCAGGTCGGTGAGCTTGTAGAGCACCTCGGCCAGGCTGTCGAACAGGCGAATCGCCGGCGCCGCCTTCTCGCCGACCAGGTTCATGCTCAGGCCCAGGGCGATGGCGAAGACGATGATCTGCAGGATGTTGCCTTCGGCGAAGGCGGTCACCGGGTTGGTCGGTACCAGGCCCACCAGTATCTCTACCAGCGAAGGTGCCTGCTTGGCCTCCATAGTGCCGTTGGCGACCATCTGCATGCCCTCGCCGGGGCTGAACAGGGTGCCGAACAGCAGGCCGATGCTCACCGCGAAGGCGGTGGTGATCAGGTAGATGGCGATGGTCTTGACGCTGATGCGGCCGAGCTTGGCGCTGTCGCTCATCGAGGTGATGCCGGCCACCAGGGAAACGAAGACCAGCGGCACGATGAGCATCTT
The genomic region above belongs to Pseudomonas sp. GOM7 and contains:
- a CDS encoding dicarboxylate/amino acid:cation symporter produces the protein MSQNTAAQSFLARVPLWQQILVGLLLGVAVGMLFKSGAQALAPIGTLFLNAIKMLIVPLVFVSLVAGITSMSDSAKLGRISVKTIAIYLITTAFAVSIGLLFGTLFSPGEGMQMVANGTMEAKQAPSLVEILVGLVPTNPVTAFAEGNILQIIVFAIALGLSMNLVGEKAAPAIRLFDSLAEVLYKLTDLVMRFAPIGVFALIAGVVSSHGIEVLLPLAGVIGVIYLASIAHMLVVYGGLIGGLARLSPLRFFRGIAPALAVAFSTSSSSGTLPVSIECARKNLGVSQGVAGFVLPVGATINMDGTAIYQGVLALFIAQGFGIDLNAGQYLMIILTATLASIGTAGIPGAGLIMLGLVLSSVGLPLEGVALIAGIDRILDMARTTVNVAGDLMTTTLVGRSENELDRDIYNSDNAA